From the Candidatus Woesearchaeota archaeon genome, one window contains:
- a CDS encoding TIGR00296 family protein: MPSSEERKKLLKLARESIESCFSDSKVNINPEIKKKFSSEQGVFVTLKKHGELRGCIGFPEPVFPLYDAIMKAAEAAAFEDPRFIQVSKEEMKDIIIEISILSIPALIEVNNPNDYFKEIEVGRDGLIVKYRGFSGLLLPQVAPEQRWNVVQFLEGTCEKAGLPKNSWRNPRCEIYRFQGEVFSE; encoded by the coding sequence ATGCCCAGTTCAGAAGAAAGGAAAAAACTGCTGAAGCTTGCAAGAGAATCAATTGAGAGCTGTTTTTCTGATTCAAAAGTAAATATAAACCCTGAAATAAAGAAAAAATTCTCAAGTGAGCAGGGCGTATTTGTAACATTAAAGAAGCACGGAGAGCTCCGCGGCTGCATAGGGTTTCCTGAACCGGTGTTTCCGCTTTATGATGCGATAATGAAGGCTGCAGAGGCTGCTGCATTTGAGGATCCGAGGTTTATCCAGGTTTCAAAGGAAGAGATGAAGGATATAATAATTGAAATCTCAATTCTTTCCATCCCTGCACTTATTGAAGTTAATAATCCCAATGACTACTTTAAGGAGATTGAGGTTGGAAGAGACGGGCTGATTGTAAAATACCGGGGCTTTTCAGGGCTTCTTCTTCCCCAGGTTGCTCCTGAGCAGCGCTGGAATGTTGTCCAGTTTCTTGAGGGAACATGTGAAAAGGCAGGACTTCCAAAAAATTCCTGGAGGAACCCAAGGTGCGAGATTTACAGGTTCCAGGGGGAAGTTTTTTCTGAGTGA
- a CDS encoding DNA-directed RNA polymerase subunit L, which translates to MEIKVLEESEKKMRFELIGEGHTLCNALREELWNDEHVKIAAYKIKHPLIGIPEFIIETDGKEEPAKALIAAGKRLKKLNTGFDEEVKKIK; encoded by the coding sequence ATGGAGATTAAAGTTCTGGAAGAAAGCGAAAAGAAGATGAGGTTTGAGCTTATAGGCGAGGGGCACACCCTCTGCAATGCGCTTCGTGAAGAGCTCTGGAATGACGAGCATGTTAAGATAGCCGCTTACAAGATAAAGCACCCTCTCATAGGAATCCCGGAATTCATAATTGAGACAGATGGAAAAGAAGAGCCGGCAAAAGCCCTCATTGCTGCAGGAAAAAGGCTGAAGAAGCTCAACACCGGCTTTGATGAAGAAGTTAAAAAAATAAAGTAG
- a CDS encoding IspD/TarI family cytidylyltransferase, which translates to MIDAIIAAAGSSERFGEDKLFLGILGKPVVFYSIDSFENSSVNRIIITSRKDKIPYLQRVSSSWKDTYNWKKEIMLCEGGGTRAESVFNALKMSSGNIVSIHDGARPLVTPELINHSIDDCIKYGSSVVVKKPNDAVKMRVRGNIENIDRNSVYLAETPQTFPRDKLIHAYERFFSENPNASPADDCEVFSKYYPVHFTENSQINLKLTIPSDLDGILKLIEKYDARI; encoded by the coding sequence ATGATAGATGCAATTATTGCTGCAGCGGGAAGCTCCGAGCGGTTCGGAGAGGATAAGCTTTTCCTGGGTATCCTAGGAAAGCCAGTTGTTTTCTACTCAATAGATTCCTTTGAAAATTCCTCTGTTAACAGAATAATAATCACATCGAGAAAAGACAAGATTCCTTATCTTCAGAGGGTCTCTTCATCCTGGAAAGACACATATAACTGGAAAAAAGAGATTATGCTCTGCGAGGGCGGAGGCACAAGGGCTGAATCAGTGTTCAATGCGCTCAAGATGAGCTCAGGCAATATTGTTTCAATTCACGACGGGGCAAGACCTCTTGTAACTCCTGAGCTGATTAATCATTCAATTGATGACTGCATAAAATACGGCTCATCTGTTGTTGTGAAAAAGCCTAATGACGCAGTTAAAATGAGAGTCAGGGGGAATATTGAAAACATTGACAGAAATTCAGTGTATCTTGCTGAAACACCCCAGACATTTCCAAGGGATAAGCTTATCCATGCTTATGAGCGGTTTTTTTCCGAGAATCCGAATGCATCTCCGGCTGATGACTGTGAAGTGTTCTCTAAGTATTACCCTGTGCATTTCACAGAGAACTCTCAGATAAATTTAAAGCTCACAATTCCTTCTGATCTTGACGGCATATTAAAATTGATAGAGAAATATGATGCAAGGATATGA